The proteins below are encoded in one region of Serratia symbiotica:
- the surE gene encoding 5'/3'-nucleotidase SurE, whose amino-acid sequence MMRILLSNDDGVTAPGIQVLAAALREFADVQVVAPDRNRSGSSNALTLESPLRTLTLANGDIAVQQGTPTDCVFLGVNALMQPAPDIVVSGINAGPNLGDDVIYSGTVAAATEGRHLGLPALAVSLNGQQHYTTAAIITCRILRALQREPLRTGKILNINVPDLPLAAIKGIRVTRCGSRHPADKVFCQQDPRGQNLYWIGPPGDKFDAGPDTDFAAVEQGYVAITPLQVDVTAYTAQEVVKTWLTNARVNGEW is encoded by the coding sequence ATGATGCGGATATTGCTGAGTAATGATGATGGCGTTACCGCGCCAGGCATTCAGGTGCTGGCGGCGGCGCTGCGGGAATTTGCCGATGTACAAGTGGTCGCACCGGATCGCAATCGCAGTGGTTCTTCCAATGCATTGACGCTGGAGTCGCCGTTGCGCACCTTGACGTTGGCCAACGGCGATATTGCTGTGCAGCAGGGTACGCCGACCGACTGCGTATTTCTGGGCGTTAATGCGTTGATGCAACCTGCACCAGATATCGTGGTTTCAGGTATCAACGCTGGCCCCAACCTCGGCGATGACGTTATCTATTCCGGCACCGTGGCGGCTGCCACGGAGGGACGTCATTTGGGCTTGCCCGCGCTGGCGGTGTCACTGAACGGCCAGCAGCACTATACAACTGCCGCTATTATTACCTGCCGCATACTACGGGCGCTACAGCGTGAGCCGCTGCGTACGGGAAAAATACTGAATATCAATGTACCTGATTTGCCGCTGGCAGCGATCAAAGGCATCCGCGTGACCCGCTGTGGCAGCCGCCATCCCGCCGATAAGGTGTTTTGTCAGCAAGATCCGCGTGGGCAGAACCTCTATTGGATTGGGCCACCTGGTGATAAGTTTGATGCCGGGCCAGATACCGACTTCGCGGCGGTTGAACAGGGCTATGTGGCGATAACGCCACTACAGGTGGATGTAACCGCTTACACGGCTCAGGAGGTCGTGAAAACATGGTTAACCAATGCAAGGGTTAACGGGGAATGGTGA
- the truD gene encoding tRNA pseudouridine(13) synthase TruD codes for MDMANLTWLHGRPQSIGMLKANPEDFMVVEELGFEPDGEGEHVLVNIRKTGCNTQFVADHLARFAGIHARSVGYAGLKDRHAVTEQWFCLHLPGKKTPDFSQFALEGCEVLACARHLRKMRIGTLKGNAFTLILRQISDGDDVERRLRAIASGGVPNYFGSQRFGRGGNNLVMARRWANDEIRVKERSKRSFYLSASRSALFNHIVSRRLADGLSRTVLAGDALQLSGCGSWFIAKVDELETLQQRLDAGELTITAPLPGNGEPGTAGDALKFEQQCLAEQPDLLTLLRRERVEPARKALLLQPQSMRWNWWDDVTVELRFWLPAGCFATSVVREIMQQDSNDADIAE; via the coding sequence ATGGATATGGCCAATCTGACCTGGCTGCATGGCCGGCCACAGAGTATCGGCATGTTGAAAGCGAACCCAGAAGACTTCATGGTGGTGGAGGAGTTGGGGTTTGAGCCGGACGGCGAAGGCGAACACGTTTTGGTTAACATCCGCAAAACAGGCTGCAACACCCAGTTCGTGGCGGATCACCTGGCGCGCTTCGCTGGCATTCATGCCCGCTCCGTCGGTTACGCAGGGCTGAAAGATCGCCATGCGGTGACTGAACAATGGTTCTGCCTGCATCTACCGGGTAAGAAAACGCCTGATTTCTCGCAGTTTGCGCTGGAGGGCTGCGAAGTGTTGGCTTGCGCCCGTCACCTGCGCAAAATGCGCATCGGCACGTTGAAAGGCAATGCCTTTACGCTGATATTGCGTCAAATTTCCGATGGTGATGACGTTGAACGGCGCTTGCGGGCGATTGCCAGCGGCGGTGTGCCGAACTACTTTGGTAGCCAGCGTTTCGGTCGCGGCGGCAATAACCTGGTGATGGCGCGGCGTTGGGCCAATGACGAAATTCGCGTCAAGGAGCGCAGCAAGCGCAGCTTCTATCTTTCCGCCAGCCGCAGTGCGCTGTTCAATCATATTGTCAGTCGCCGTCTGGCTGATGGCCTGTCGCGTACCGTGCTGGCGGGCGATGCCCTACAGCTCAGTGGCTGCGGTAGCTGGTTCATTGCCAAAGTAGACGAGTTAGAGACGCTCCAGCAGCGTCTGGATGCTGGTGAGTTAACCATCACTGCTCCGTTACCGGGGAACGGCGAACCAGGCACCGCTGGGGATGCTTTAAAATTTGAACAACAATGCTTAGCGGAACAGCCGGATTTGCTTACGCTTTTAAGGCGCGAGCGTGTTGAACCCGCTCGCAAGGCCCTACTGTTGCAGCCGCAAAGTATGCGGTGGAATTGGTGGGATGATGTCACCGTTGAATTACGCTTCTGGTTGCCCGCAGGCTGTTTCGCCACCAGCGTTGTTCGCGAAATCATGCAGCAGGATAGTAATGATGCGGATATTGCTGAGTAA
- the ispF gene encoding 2-C-methyl-D-erythritol 2,4-cyclodiphosphate synthase — MRIGHGFDVHKFGGEGPLVIGGVRIPYENGLLAHSDGDVTLHAATDALLGAAGLGDIGRLFPDTDQAFKGVDSRELLRQAWKRIRAKGYHLGNLDITIIAQAPKMAPYIPQMCIFLAADLQCHIGDVNVKATTTEQLGFTGRGEGIACEAVALLIKE; from the coding sequence ATGCGTATCGGTCACGGTTTTGACGTACATAAATTCGGTGGCGAAGGGCCGCTGGTGATCGGTGGCGTTCGCATCCCTTACGAAAACGGTTTACTAGCCCATTCAGACGGTGATGTTACCCTGCATGCGGCGACGGATGCCCTATTGGGGGCGGCGGGGTTGGGGGATATCGGTAGGCTGTTCCCTGATACTGATCAGGCGTTTAAGGGCGTAGATAGCCGCGAACTGTTGCGCCAAGCCTGGAAGCGTATCCGCGCCAAAGGTTACCACTTGGGCAACCTGGATATTACCATTATTGCCCAGGCACCGAAGATGGCTCCATACATCCCGCAGATGTGTATTTTCCTGGCAGCAGATCTGCAATGCCATATAGGCGATGTTAACGTCAAGGCCACCACCACCGAACAGCTCGGTTTTACTGGGCGCGGCGAAGGCATTGCCTGCGAAGCCGTCGCTTTACTGATCAAGGAATAG
- the ispD gene encoding 2-C-methyl-D-erythritol 4-phosphate cytidylyltransferase: MNHPATTLPSVTAVLPAAGIGSRMQADCPKQYLTIGHRSILEHAIDALLRHPRIQRVIVAISLGDQQFEQLPIAADPRVSVTIGGRQRADSVLAGLQLAGEAQWVLVHDAARPCLHADDLARLLAITEHSKVGGILAAPVRDTMKRAEPSLGTISHTIERQELWHALTPQLFPLALLKHCLQRALDEGVTITDEASALEYCGYHPLLVSGRSDNIKVTRPEDLALAAFYLTQLDN; the protein is encoded by the coding sequence ATGAATCATCCCGCGACAACCTTGCCATCGGTCACTGCTGTCCTGCCCGCTGCCGGTATTGGCAGCCGCATGCAGGCTGATTGCCCGAAACAGTATTTAACCATCGGCCACCGCAGCATTCTTGAACACGCCATCGACGCGTTGCTGCGCCATCCGCGCATTCAACGGGTCATAGTCGCTATTAGCCTTGGAGACCAACAGTTTGAGCAGTTACCGATTGCCGCTGATCCCAGGGTAAGTGTCACCATTGGTGGTCGGCAGCGCGCTGATTCAGTGCTGGCTGGCCTGCAATTGGCGGGTGAGGCGCAATGGGTGTTGGTACATGATGCTGCGCGCCCTTGCTTGCACGCCGACGATCTTGCACGCTTACTGGCAATCACGGAACACAGTAAAGTTGGCGGCATTCTCGCCGCGCCAGTGCGCGATACCATGAAGCGTGCTGAGCCTAGCCTAGGCACCATTTCCCATACCATTGAACGCCAGGAGCTGTGGCATGCGCTGACGCCGCAGTTGTTCCCGCTGGCGTTACTCAAGCATTGCCTGCAACGTGCGTTGGATGAAGGCGTGACTATCACTGACGAGGCATCGGCGCTGGAGTATTGTGGTTATCATCCGTTGCTGGTGAGTGGGCGTTCGGACAATATTAAAGTAACTCGGCCAGAGGATTTGGCGCTGGCCGCGTTTTATTTGACTCAGTTGGACAACTAA
- the ftsB gene encoding cell division protein FtsB, with amino-acid sequence MGKLTLLLLALLSWLQYSLWLGKNGIHDYVRVNEDIVVQRGNNAKLKARNDLLFAEIDDLNEGQEALEERARNELGMIKPGETFYRLVSDQYKRYAVPPSQTNVQK; translated from the coding sequence ATGGGAAAACTTACGCTGCTATTGCTGGCCTTGCTCAGTTGGTTACAGTATTCACTGTGGCTGGGCAAAAATGGTATTCACGATTATGTGCGAGTCAATGAAGACATTGTGGTTCAACGGGGCAACAATGCTAAATTGAAAGCGCGTAACGATCTGTTGTTTGCCGAAATTGACGATTTGAATGAGGGCCAGGAAGCGCTCGAAGAGCGTGCGCGTAATGAACTGGGCATGATCAAGCCTGGTGAAACTTTCTATCGTCTGGTTTCCGACCAATACAAACGCTACGCGGTTCCCCCTTCGCAGACCAACGTGCAAAAATAG
- the cysC gene encoding adenylyl-sulfate kinase — protein sequence MAAIHLRPTGPDDKNVVWHPHAVTRVDREACNGHKGALLWFTGLSGSGKSTVAGALEQALHALGISTYLLDGDNVRHGLCGDLGFSDDDRRENIRRVGEVAKLMVDAGLVVLTAFISPHRDERQKIREMFDVASFIEVFVDTPLAICEARDPKGLYKKARAGELRSFTGIDAVFEAPQQPDIRLDGQQLVTNSIAQLLYVLRDKTIIEP from the coding sequence ATGGCCGCTATCCATCTACGGCCGACAGGGCCGGACGACAAGAATGTAGTTTGGCACCCGCATGCGGTGACACGAGTAGATCGTGAAGCCTGCAACGGCCATAAGGGTGCGCTGCTGTGGTTTACCGGGCTGTCCGGTTCGGGAAAATCCACTGTTGCTGGTGCGTTGGAACAGGCGTTGCATGCGCTGGGTATCAGTACCTATCTGTTGGACGGCGATAATGTGCGCCATGGCCTGTGTGGTGATCTGGGCTTTTCTGACGATGACCGGCGGGAGAATATCCGCCGGGTCGGCGAAGTGGCCAAGCTGATGGTCGATGCCGGGCTGGTGGTGCTGACGGCGTTCATTTCACCCCACCGCGACGAACGGCAAAAAATACGCGAAATGTTCGACGTTGCGAGCTTTATCGAGGTGTTTGTTGATACCCCACTGGCAATTTGTGAAGCGCGCGATCCGAAGGGATTGTATAAAAAAGCGCGCGCCGGTGAGCTGCGAAGTTTCACCGGAATTGATGCGGTTTTCGAGGCACCGCAACAGCCTGATATTCGTTTGGATGGCCAACAATTGGTAACAAACTCGATTGCGCAATTGTTATACGTACTGCGTGATAAGACTATTATCGAACCCTGA
- the cysN gene encoding sulfate adenylyltransferase subunit CysN, with translation MNKVIAQQIAAQGGVESYLHAQQHKSLLRFLTCGSVDDGKSTLIGRLLHDTRQIYEDQLSTLHSDSKRIGTQGEKLDLALLVDGLQAEREQGITIDVAYRYFSTEKRKFIIADTPGHEQYTRNMATGASTCDLAILLIDARKGMLDQTRRHSFIATLLGIRHLVVAVNKMDLVDYQESVFHQFKQDYLTFAQQLPKDLDITFVPLSALDGDNVARESTHMPWYSGPALLHVLESVNVISDRETQPLRFPVQYVNRPNLDFRGYAGTLSAGVVRVGQRVKVLPSGVESTVARIVTFDGDLQEAVPGEAITLVLQDEVDISRGDLLVDAGETLKAVQRVLVDVVWMAEQPLLPGQSYGIKVAGKKSRARVEGIRHQVESNSLAQYPAERLPLNGIGLVELTFDEPLVLDSYRSNHDTGGLIIIDRLSNETVGAGLMREALLKAKDSAFSAFELELNALVRRHFPHWDARDLLGGQ, from the coding sequence ATGAACAAGGTAATTGCTCAACAAATTGCCGCCCAGGGCGGCGTCGAGTCTTATCTGCATGCTCAGCAACATAAAAGCCTGCTGCGTTTTCTGACCTGCGGCAGCGTTGACGATGGCAAAAGCACCCTGATCGGGCGTTTGCTGCATGACACGCGCCAGATCTACGAGGATCAACTGTCTACGCTGCACAGCGACAGCAAGCGCATTGGCACTCAAGGTGAGAAACTCGACCTGGCCCTGTTGGTGGACGGCCTACAGGCCGAGCGAGAACAGGGTATTACCATTGATGTGGCCTATCGCTATTTCTCGACCGAAAAGCGCAAATTTATTATCGCCGACACTCCAGGGCATGAGCAGTACACGCGCAATATGGCTACCGGCGCGTCCACCTGTGATCTGGCGATCCTGCTGATTGACGCACGCAAAGGTATGCTGGATCAAACGCGCAGGCACAGCTTTATCGCCACCCTGTTGGGCATTCGCCATCTGGTGGTAGCGGTGAACAAGATGGATTTGGTGGACTATCAAGAATCGGTGTTCCACCAGTTCAAACAGGACTACCTGACCTTTGCCCAACAGTTGCCAAAGGATCTGGATATCACGTTTGTGCCGCTGTCAGCGTTGGATGGCGATAATGTGGCGCGTGAAAGCACGCATATGCCTTGGTACAGCGGCCCGGCGTTGCTGCACGTGTTGGAGTCTGTGAACGTGATCAGCGATCGGGAAACCCAGCCGCTGCGCTTCCCGGTACAGTACGTCAACCGCCCGAACCTCGACTTCCGTGGTTATGCTGGCACGTTGTCTGCCGGTGTGGTGCGCGTGGGGCAACGGGTGAAGGTACTGCCTTCCGGTGTAGAGTCCACAGTGGCACGCATCGTCACCTTTGACGGCGATTTGCAAGAGGCGGTACCGGGCGAGGCCATTACCCTGGTGCTACAGGATGAAGTGGACATCAGTCGCGGCGATCTGCTGGTGGATGCGGGTGAAACCCTGAAGGCGGTACAGCGCGTGCTAGTGGACGTGGTGTGGATGGCCGAACAGCCGCTGTTGCCGGGCCAGAGCTATGGTATTAAGGTGGCTGGCAAGAAAAGTCGTGCGCGGGTAGAAGGCATTCGTCATCAGGTGGAAAGTAACTCGCTGGCGCAGTACCCGGCGGAGAGGCTGCCGCTAAACGGCATCGGATTGGTGGAACTGACCTTCGACGAACCGCTGGTGCTGGATAGCTACCGGAGCAACCACGATACCGGCGGGCTGATCATTATCGATCGTCTTAGTAACGAGACGGTCGGTGCTGGCCTGATGCGCGAGGCGCTGCTGAAAGCTAAGGACAGTGCATTCAGCGCCTTCGAGCTGGAACTGAACGCGCTGGTGCGCAGGCATTTCCCGCACTGGGACGCGCGTGATCTGCTTGGAGGTCAATAA
- the cysD gene encoding sulfate adenylyltransferase subunit CysD codes for MDEKRLTHLRQLEAESIHIIREVAAEFGNPVMLYSIGKDSSVMLHLARKAFFPGTLPFPLLHVDTGWKFREMYQFRDRMAQEYGFELLVHKNPEGVAMNINPFMHGSTKYTDIMKTESLKQALNQYGFDAAFGGARRDEEKSRAKERIYSFRDRLHRWDPKNQRPELWHNYNGQINKGESIRVFPLSNWTELDIWQYIFLEKIDIVPLYLAKSRPVVERDGMLLMVDDDRIVLQPGEVISQRRVRFRTLGCWPLTGAVDSAAQTLPEIIEEMLVSTNSERQGRMIDRDQSGSMELKKRQGYF; via the coding sequence ATGGACGAAAAACGACTCACTCATTTGCGGCAGTTGGAGGCGGAGAGTATCCATATCATCCGTGAAGTCGCCGCTGAATTTGGCAATCCGGTGATGCTGTATTCTATCGGCAAGGACTCTTCGGTGATGCTGCACTTGGCACGCAAGGCATTCTTCCCCGGCACACTGCCGTTCCCGCTGCTGCATGTGGATACGGGGTGGAAATTCCGTGAAATGTACCAGTTCCGGGATCGCATGGCGCAGGAATACGGTTTCGAACTGCTGGTGCACAAAAACCCGGAAGGGGTAGCGATGAATATTAACCCGTTTATGCATGGCAGCACCAAGTATACCGACATCATGAAAACCGAAAGTCTGAAGCAGGCGCTGAACCAATATGGTTTCGATGCCGCCTTTGGCGGTGCGCGCCGCGATGAAGAGAAGTCGCGTGCCAAGGAACGCATCTATTCCTTCCGTGACCGCTTGCACCGCTGGGATCCGAAAAACCAGCGCCCGGAGCTGTGGCACAACTACAACGGCCAGATCAACAAGGGCGAAAGCATCCGCGTGTTCCCGCTATCGAATTGGACTGAGCTGGATATTTGGCAGTACATCTTCCTGGAAAAAATCGACATTGTGCCATTGTATTTGGCGAAATCACGGCCAGTGGTGGAGCGCGATGGCATGTTGTTGATGGTGGACGATGATCGCATCGTTCTACAGCCGGGAGAAGTGATCAGCCAACGCAGGGTGCGTTTCCGCACCTTGGGGTGCTGGCCGCTAACCGGCGCGGTGGATTCGGCGGCGCAAACGCTGCCGGAGATCATCGAAGAGATGCTGGTCTCTACCAACAGTGAGCGCCAGGGGCGGATGATCGACCGTGATCAATCCGGTTCAATGGAATTAAAAAAGCGTCAAGGGTATTTCTGA
- the cysG gene encoding siroheme synthase CysG, producing MDYLPIFADLKQRPVLVVGGGEVATRKVDLLQRSGAEIRIVAQSLLPELEQQWQQGRLIWLGTTFEPCQLDEVFLVIAATDDGALNAKVFAAADKRRVLANVVDDQPRCSFIFPSIIDRSPLVVAVSSSGQAPVLARMLREKLEVLLPASLGQMAEVAGRWRGRVKQRLMSISERRRFWEKTFGGRFSTQVANGQSAQAEQQLEQDLHRFAQSGESTQGEIALVGAGPGDVGLLTLRGLQLMQQADVVLYDHLVSDEILDLVRRDAERICVGKRAGAHSVIQEEINRLLLALAQQGKRVVRLKGGDPFIFGRGGEELQVAAEAGIPFQVVPGITAAAGATAYAGIPLTHRDHAQSVTFITGHCRPDSDGLDWADLARSRQTLAIYMGAMKAAAISQCLMAHGRVAATPVAVISRGTRADQQVHIGTLQQLEELAQRAALPALLVIGEVVALHHQIAWFGQQPQAAGTSRPAVVNLA from the coding sequence GTGGACTACCTACCCATTTTTGCTGACCTGAAACAACGCCCGGTGCTGGTGGTTGGTGGTGGTGAAGTGGCGACGCGCAAAGTCGATCTGCTTCAGCGCTCCGGGGCTGAAATACGCATAGTGGCGCAGTCGCTGTTACCCGAACTTGAACAACAGTGGCAGCAGGGGCGGCTTATCTGGTTGGGAACAACTTTCGAGCCTTGCCAGTTGGATGAAGTATTCCTGGTGATTGCCGCTACGGATGACGGTGCGCTAAACGCCAAGGTGTTTGCCGCAGCGGACAAACGCCGGGTGCTGGCCAACGTGGTGGACGACCAGCCGCGTTGCTCATTTATCTTCCCATCGATTATCGATCGTTCACCCTTGGTAGTCGCTGTCTCTTCCAGCGGCCAGGCCCCGGTACTGGCGCGCATGTTGCGCGAAAAGCTGGAGGTGCTACTGCCTGCCAGCTTGGGGCAGATGGCGGAAGTGGCTGGGCGCTGGCGTGGCCGAGTCAAACAGCGGTTGATGTCGATCAGCGAGCGCCGCCGTTTCTGGGAGAAAACCTTCGGTGGCCGTTTCTCTACGCAGGTAGCCAATGGCCAGAGTGCACAGGCAGAACAACAGCTAGAACAGGATTTGCACCGCTTCGCCCAAAGCGGCGAAAGTACCCAGGGCGAGATAGCCTTGGTGGGGGCCGGGCCGGGTGATGTGGGGTTGTTGACCCTGCGCGGACTACAACTCATGCAACAGGCGGACGTGGTGTTGTATGACCATTTGGTTAGTGACGAGATCCTCGATCTGGTGCGCCGCGATGCTGAGCGTATCTGCGTGGGTAAACGCGCTGGTGCACACTCGGTGATTCAGGAAGAGATCAATCGTCTACTGCTGGCGTTGGCGCAGCAGGGCAAACGTGTAGTGCGTCTTAAGGGAGGCGACCCGTTCATTTTCGGTCGTGGTGGCGAAGAGCTACAGGTGGCAGCGGAGGCAGGCATTCCGTTTCAGGTGGTGCCGGGCATCACTGCCGCCGCTGGGGCGACCGCCTATGCCGGCATTCCGCTGACCCACCGTGATCATGCGCAGAGCGTGACCTTTATCACTGGTCATTGCCGCCCCGATAGCGACGGTTTGGATTGGGCTGATCTGGCTCGGTCACGGCAGACGTTAGCGATTTATATGGGTGCTATGAAAGCGGCGGCCATCAGCCAGTGCCTGATGGCCCATGGTCGTGTAGCTGCTACGCCAGTGGCGGTGATCAGTCGGGGTACGCGTGCCGATCAGCAGGTGCATATAGGCACGCTGCAACAACTTGAAGAGTTGGCTCAACGGGCAGCGCTGCCCGCGCTGCTGGTGATCGGCGAGGTGGTGGCACTGCATCATCAAATCGCCTGGTTTGGGCAGCAACCGCAGGCAGCAGGGACATCGCGCCCGGCTGTTGTTAATTTGGCTTAA
- a CDS encoding Txe/YoeB family addiction module toxin, translating into MKIRFTRRAATDFQYWQKNNVKVYERVQLLIKAAHADPFCGIGKPERLRHHKNPALYSRRIDREHRLVYSVTDGELTIIACRFHYESL; encoded by the coding sequence TTGAAGATCCGGTTTACCCGACGGGCTGCCACCGATTTCCAATACTGGCAGAAAAACAACGTCAAGGTATACGAACGCGTTCAATTGCTGATCAAGGCTGCTCACGCTGATCCGTTTTGTGGTATCGGAAAGCCTGAGCGGCTTCGTCACCACAAAAATCCTGCGCTGTATTCACGCCGTATAGACAGGGAACATAGACTCGTTTATAGCGTCACTGACGGTGAGTTAACGATAATTGCCTGCCGCTTTCACTATGAAAGCCTCTGA
- a CDS encoding type II toxin-antitoxin system Phd/YefM family antitoxin has translation MHALTFTDARKHFAETMQRVSDNAEPVRILRRDAPDVIIIGAHEYDAMVETLHLFSNPVNAAHINASLDELERGDIVEIDV, from the coding sequence ATGCATGCATTAACGTTCACAGACGCGAGGAAACACTTCGCCGAGACAATGCAGCGCGTCAGTGACAACGCCGAGCCGGTACGCATCTTGCGACGTGATGCCCCTGACGTCATCATCATTGGTGCCCATGAATACGACGCCATGGTTGAAACGCTACACCTTTTCAGCAATCCGGTGAACGCCGCCCATATCAATGCGTCTCTGGATGAACTGGAACGCGGGGATATCGTCGAGATTGACGTTTGA
- a CDS encoding nucleotidyl transferase AbiEii/AbiGii toxin family protein: MDSQSPYYRQVALLLSVLPVVASERCFALKGGTAINLFIRDFPRLSVDIDLAYILLESREVALPSVRDALMRIAKILQQQAGISAVLQTNNPDEMRIVVSSQEAQIKIEVSPVARGTLYPPEERDVVEAVEDEFGFATIQVASLADLYGGKLCAALDRQHPRDFYDVKMLLETQGIDRHIFNGFITYLLGHPRPISEVLNPRWKDISGLYANEFNGMTFDAVSLEELNAIPNLMVIALKAQFTLRDYDFLMSFKSGQPDWSLAPEDQIQYLPAVKWKLLNIGRMPKDKHIQALAKLDAVLAEWIR, translated from the coding sequence ATGGATAGTCAATCACCTTATTATCGGCAAGTTGCGTTGCTGCTTAGTGTATTACCTGTTGTGGCATCAGAACGATGCTTTGCGTTAAAAGGTGGAACGGCAATAAACTTGTTTATTCGTGATTTTCCACGTCTATCGGTTGATATCGATTTGGCTTACATTCTGCTGGAGAGCAGAGAAGTGGCATTGCCGAGCGTTCGGGATGCTTTGATGCGTATTGCTAAAATACTACAACAACAGGCTGGTATTTCGGCGGTACTACAAACGAATAATCCTGATGAAATGCGCATTGTTGTTTCTTCTCAGGAGGCACAGATAAAGATAGAAGTTTCGCCTGTTGCTCGAGGTACCCTGTATCCTCCAGAAGAACGTGATGTTGTTGAAGCGGTAGAGGACGAGTTCGGTTTCGCTACTATTCAGGTAGCATCGCTTGCCGACCTCTATGGTGGCAAGCTTTGTGCTGCGCTGGATAGGCAACATCCCCGTGATTTTTATGACGTTAAAATGTTGCTCGAAACGCAAGGTATTGATCGCCACATTTTTAATGGTTTCATCACCTATCTGCTAGGACACCCGCGCCCAATATCAGAGGTGCTTAATCCCCGCTGGAAAGATATTTCTGGGCTATATGCGAATGAATTTAATGGAATGACATTCGATGCGGTCTCTCTGGAAGAACTCAATGCGATACCCAACTTAATGGTTATTGCTCTCAAAGCACAATTCACGCTGCGGGATTATGATTTTTTGATGTCTTTCAAAAGTGGTCAACCGGATTGGAGTCTAGCTCCTGAAGATCAGATTCAGTATCTACCAGCGGTCAAGTGGAAGTTGCTAAATATTGGGCGCATGCCAAAAGATAAGCATATTCAGGCGTTGGCGAAGCTTGATGCGGTTCTTGCCGAGTGGATAAGGTAG
- a CDS encoding type IV toxin-antitoxin system AbiEi family antitoxin — protein MSSKLNWLLQNTAPGSLVLQSWLTKNGISPSLANKYMHSDWLQKLRAGVYVRSGREPKWSDAVLCLQNQLGVSVHLAGLTSLTYQGRSHYLHLTRQTIWLCVGDKVSLPKWFKEFPNVEWLVLSNQKLNMHDEKYLTEVEIKGERLKASVPELAAYEIANAVPGSLSFEHAAELFQGLVNLSPRKVEVLLQSSRAVKTNRLYLFLADHYAHAWGKRIDKTNIDLGAGKRQIISGGKLDQKYQITVPDSFVSKGISHG, from the coding sequence ATGTCATCAAAACTAAACTGGCTTTTGCAGAACACTGCGCCGGGTTCTTTGGTATTACAGTCTTGGTTGACCAAAAACGGCATAAGTCCTTCTTTAGCCAATAAATATATGCACAGCGACTGGTTGCAAAAGCTACGTGCAGGTGTATACGTGCGGAGTGGGCGCGAGCCTAAGTGGAGCGATGCCGTCTTATGCTTGCAAAATCAGTTGGGGGTTTCAGTGCATCTGGCGGGGCTTACTAGCTTGACCTATCAGGGACGCTCTCATTATCTTCACTTAACACGCCAGACAATTTGGCTTTGCGTCGGAGATAAAGTTTCATTACCAAAGTGGTTCAAAGAATTTCCCAATGTCGAGTGGCTTGTACTTTCAAATCAGAAGCTCAATATGCATGACGAAAAGTATCTGACCGAAGTAGAAATTAAGGGAGAGCGGTTGAAAGCGAGTGTACCGGAGTTAGCTGCTTACGAAATAGCTAATGCAGTGCCTGGTTCGCTTTCATTTGAGCATGCTGCGGAGCTGTTTCAGGGGTTGGTAAATCTAAGCCCGCGTAAAGTCGAAGTGTTGTTGCAATCCAGTCGCGCAGTGAAAACTAACCGACTTTACCTGTTTCTGGCTGATCACTATGCTCATGCATGGGGTAAGCGAATAGATAAAACCAACATTGATTTGGGAGCCGGGAAACGGCAGATCATATCTGGTGGCAAGCTGGACCAAAAATATCAGATCACTGTTCCAGATAGTTTTGTTAGCAAAGGAATCTCACATGGATAG